A genomic stretch from Petrimonas mucosa includes:
- a CDS encoding golvesin C-terminal-like domain-containing protein, whose protein sequence is MLALYNIHSVARYESKLLMRSWFYRIFLILALLLLCLFNFIALISEDSGGFWLMKALPANIPYINLMFLNTGQAIVAVFLSSEFLKADKKLDTSEVFYVHPLSNAEYVAGKILGNLSVFIRLDLLVILLVVIFNIVSGVTIDWKAYLTYFLLICIPTLIYIFGLSVALMLVLKSQAITFVFLLGYIALTLFYIGDKFYYLFDYMVYNLPLVKSTIVGFSNWSTLINHRMIYLLFGLGFLSISIFLFRRLPNSTKGKYRWLWISFLFFAGGIWASFNHVEGILNAANRRQLYTEVNNRYVGNPRMVVDRYDINLIQHPGKISSEVEIRGVALNRAAEFTFCLNPALVVSEVAEGDQPLNFKRDHQILQIDFGRELAAGDSVSFKLKYSGTIDENFCYLDIPDEILLEERANGMFKIDKRYSFQGKNYLLFTPETYWYPRPGTSYSSENPDWQQAYFSHFRLKVKTINGLKALSQGTMKWPVARRIPVEPRRDSLRMERRSVRRPGMGADTTANRPMRPRGEMRAGGEMRPQRERPAGEARMGGERRPPAFEGTPGARERGMPRRRSDSDSLSMPRDRFPSPGRGNPTGRGNMAFRTEVTYDSLFVYETDFPTPSITLIIGDYEQKSVEVDETLYSVWYLKGHDYFSDVLAPITDTIPAMIRERRRSIEVNYALDYSFNRFSLVEVPVQFHSYMRTWTQAQEVMQPEMVLFPEKGSLLNEADVVKGVRDEKRRAQRSGQEISDEDAGMRVFNRFLRLFERQESAPDWSQQRGAVNVSTKPNPYFIFPQLYNFRYNIFSSEWPVSNRLIELYLQDRSDVNNWIRQTNGISNNEKANLLMAQYPFRELLTDVEHRDLLDNVISLKANYLFAHAERNVGYKEFRDSLRALLKRNLFTNLRFENLLDTLGAIGDADLHTPLKAWHHPTALPVYLIWTPEVIQITNRDAEVFVVKLQITNDSDQDGVVNVEINFGGGQGAIYDPRAKRKVPIKAHETKSLVSVWEEAPRSIQVNTLISANLPATIMLPVTNIIRERNKTVDEEGDFIVENASFIFPGEVIVDNEDSTLFSLSAPEVVGLLPQWLDRMEDDSFPYSGVSNWRPPLRWTLTTNDKYYGTHIRSAYVVRSGSGTQTATWRIPVPESGQYDLYYWVYKPDELRRGRGRGGRGAAGRDAEYHFKIRYDGSEEDGYINLQRSEEGWSLLGSYFFSKDTVDVVLSCDTKLRTVTADAVKIVRRH, encoded by the coding sequence ATGCTGGCGTTGTACAATATACATTCTGTTGCGAGATATGAGAGCAAGTTGCTGATGCGGAGCTGGTTCTATCGTATCTTCCTGATTCTGGCCCTTCTGTTGCTCTGTCTCTTCAATTTTATTGCCCTGATCTCGGAGGATAGCGGTGGCTTTTGGCTGATGAAGGCATTACCGGCCAATATTCCCTATATCAACCTGATGTTTCTCAATACGGGACAGGCTATTGTTGCCGTCTTCCTCTCCTCTGAATTTCTGAAAGCCGATAAAAAACTGGATACCTCCGAGGTATTCTATGTCCATCCATTGAGCAATGCGGAATATGTGGCAGGCAAGATTCTGGGCAACCTGTCGGTCTTCATCCGGTTGGATCTGCTGGTTATCCTGCTGGTGGTCATCTTCAATATCGTTTCTGGGGTGACGATAGACTGGAAGGCCTATCTCACCTATTTTCTGCTGATCTGCATCCCCACACTGATCTATATCTTCGGGCTCTCCGTGGCGCTGATGCTTGTCTTGAAAAGCCAGGCCATCACCTTTGTCTTTCTGTTGGGTTACATTGCACTGACCCTCTTTTATATCGGTGACAAGTTTTATTATCTCTTCGACTATATGGTATATAACCTGCCTTTGGTAAAATCAACCATTGTAGGTTTTTCCAACTGGTCGACGCTGATCAATCACCGGATGATCTATCTCCTGTTCGGCCTGGGATTCCTCTCGATCTCCATTTTCCTCTTCAGGCGGCTCCCAAACTCAACGAAGGGAAAATATCGCTGGCTCTGGATTTCGTTTCTCTTTTTCGCCGGAGGAATATGGGCCTCTTTCAATCATGTGGAGGGTATCCTGAATGCGGCAAACCGGCGGCAGCTCTATACTGAGGTGAACAACCGGTATGTAGGAAATCCCCGAATGGTGGTAGACCGATACGATATCAACCTGATACAGCATCCAGGGAAGATCTCGTCTGAAGTGGAGATACGGGGAGTTGCACTGAACCGGGCTGCTGAATTTACCTTCTGTCTGAATCCGGCACTGGTGGTGAGTGAGGTGGCCGAAGGTGACCAACCACTGAATTTCAAACGTGACCATCAGATCCTGCAGATCGATTTCGGACGTGAACTGGCAGCTGGTGATTCGGTCAGCTTTAAACTGAAATATTCTGGAACGATCGATGAGAACTTTTGCTACCTCGATATTCCCGACGAGATTTTGCTGGAGGAGCGGGCAAACGGGATGTTCAAGATAGATAAGCGGTACAGTTTCCAAGGGAAAAATTATCTGCTTTTCACGCCTGAAACCTACTGGTATCCTCGCCCGGGAACTTCCTACAGCAGTGAGAATCCCGACTGGCAACAGGCCTATTTCAGCCATTTCAGGTTGAAGGTGAAAACCATCAACGGGTTGAAGGCCCTCTCGCAGGGAACGATGAAGTGGCCGGTCGCAAGGCGGATTCCTGTCGAGCCCCGCCGCGATTCACTGCGAATGGAGAGAAGATCTGTAAGGCGACCTGGTATGGGTGCAGATACGACCGCAAATCGGCCTATGCGGCCGAGAGGAGAGATGAGAGCGGGAGGAGAGATGAGACCACAACGAGAACGTCCGGCCGGCGAGGCTAGAATGGGCGGCGAGCGTCGTCCACCCGCTTTTGAGGGAACACCGGGAGCCAGGGAGAGAGGCATGCCGCGACGACGGAGCGACAGCGATTCGCTTAGCATGCCCAGGGACCGTTTCCCGTCACCTGGCAGGGGCAATCCGACCGGGAGGGGAAATATGGCCTTCCGCACCGAGGTGACCTACGACTCTCTTTTCGTCTATGAAACAGATTTCCCGACCCCATCCATCACGCTGATTATTGGAGATTATGAACAGAAGAGCGTGGAGGTGGACGAGACGCTCTACAGCGTGTGGTACCTGAAGGGACACGACTATTTCTCCGATGTGCTGGCCCCCATCACCGACACCATTCCCGCAATGATCCGGGAAAGAAGGCGCTCTATCGAGGTTAACTATGCCCTCGACTACTCCTTCAACCGCTTCTCGCTGGTGGAGGTTCCCGTCCAGTTTCACAGCTACATGCGCACCTGGACGCAAGCCCAGGAGGTGATGCAGCCCGAAATGGTGCTCTTCCCCGAAAAGGGTAGCCTGCTCAATGAAGCCGATGTGGTAAAGGGTGTTCGTGACGAAAAACGGCGGGCACAACGAAGCGGGCAGGAGATCAGCGATGAAGATGCAGGCATGCGGGTGTTCAACAGGTTCTTGAGACTGTTTGAACGGCAGGAGAGTGCCCCCGACTGGTCACAGCAACGGGGTGCGGTGAATGTCTCCACAAAGCCCAATCCCTATTTTATTTTCCCGCAGCTCTACAACTTCAGGTATAACATATTCTCTTCCGAATGGCCGGTTTCAAACAGGCTGATCGAGCTCTACCTGCAGGACCGGTCGGATGTAAACAACTGGATACGGCAGACCAACGGTATCAGCAACAACGAAAAGGCTAACCTCCTGATGGCACAATACCCCTTCCGGGAGTTGCTAACGGATGTAGAGCACCGGGATCTGCTGGATAATGTCATCTCCCTGAAGGCCAACTATCTCTTTGCCCATGCCGAACGGAACGTGGGATACAAGGAGTTCAGGGATTCGCTACGTGCCCTACTGAAGCGAAACCTGTTCACCAACCTGCGGTTCGAGAACCTGCTCGATACCTTGGGAGCGATTGGCGATGCAGATCTGCATACTCCCCTTAAAGCATGGCATCACCCTACGGCGCTTCCCGTTTACCTGATCTGGACACCGGAAGTGATCCAGATCACCAACCGCGACGCTGAAGTCTTTGTGGTTAAACTGCAGATCACCAATGATTCTGATCAGGATGGCGTGGTCAACGTAGAGATCAACTTCGGGGGAGGGCAGGGGGCAATCTATGACCCGAGGGCAAAAAGGAAAGTGCCCATCAAGGCGCATGAAACGAAGAGCCTGGTCTCCGTATGGGAGGAGGCGCCCCGCAGTATTCAGGTCAATACCCTGATATCTGCAAACCTGCCTGCCACCATCATGCTCCCGGTAACCAACATCATCCGCGAACGGAACAAAACGGTTGACGAGGAGGGGGATTTCATTGTGGAAAACGCCTCGTTCATTTTCCCCGGTGAGGTGATCGTCGACAATGAAGACAGCACTCTCTTCAGCTTATCGGCACCCGAGGTGGTGGGGTTGCTGCCACAATGGCTCGACCGGATGGAAGATGACTCGTTCCCCTATTCGGGAGTCTCCAACTGGCGACCTCCGCTTAGATGGACATTGACCACCAACGATAAATATTACGGTACCCATATCCGTTCAGCCTATGTGGTGAGGAGCGGAAGCGGAACCCAGACTGCCACCTGGAGAATTCCGGTACCCGAGTCGGGGCAGTACGACCTCTATTACTGGGTTTACAAGCCGGATGAGTTGCGCCGGGGAAGGGGAAGGGGCGGTCGCGGAGCTGCCGGAAGGGATGCCGAATACCATTTCAAGATCCGTTACGACGGCAGCGAGGAGGATGGCTACATCAACCTGCAACGTTCTGAGGAGGGGTGGAGCCTGTTGGGGAGCTATTTCTTCAGCAAGGATACGGTAGATGTTGTCTTGAGTTGTGACACTAAGCTGCGGACAGTAACGGCCGATGCGGTCAAGATTGTCAGGCGGCATTGA
- a CDS encoding TolC family protein, translating into MIMEIKRFKKIGLVCLLALWSASLLFSPASAQSPMTIEQALDIAEENNPDLKAAKLNLERYQYNLLAQQASLKSRFSLDLNPVNYSKSRRFDNRLSQWYTNETFNTSGTFMVSQPILMTDGEISLINTFGWQDNKSIVEGMRNQNKAFSNDLYLRLNQPIFTYNRRKMELQEIEFDYENAGIRYALQRLNTERSITNQFYSVYMAQNNLAISKEELENTKQSYEIIRNKVEADLAAREELYQAELNLANAQSAVQERIVALENAKDQLKQTLGMDLDEDFDVTVEIDVSPLAIDLLQAVQSGLNSRMEIRQREIDIELAELQMIRTKSLNEFRGDISLSVGIIGDHERFGSMYDNPTQNPRVAISFAIPIFDWGEKKARVNAQKVAQTIAKLEQENQQIDIELDVRQTWRRLENLRSQIDIAEKSVRNAQLTYDLNLTRYREGDLTGMEINQYQTQLSNRKIAYAQALINYKIELLNLKILTLYDFEKEEPIVPIRGWKGTSN; encoded by the coding sequence ATGATTATGGAGATAAAACGGTTTAAAAAAATAGGACTTGTTTGCCTGTTGGCGCTCTGGTCGGCAAGTCTGCTCTTCTCGCCTGCCTCCGCGCAGTCGCCAATGACCATCGAACAGGCATTGGATATAGCGGAAGAGAACAACCCCGACCTGAAAGCAGCGAAACTCAACCTCGAAAGGTACCAGTACAACCTTCTTGCCCAGCAGGCTTCGTTGAAATCACGCTTTTCACTCGACCTCAATCCGGTCAACTACAGCAAGTCGAGGAGATTCGACAACCGTCTCTCCCAGTGGTATACCAACGAAACATTCAACACCAGCGGGACATTCATGGTCTCTCAACCCATTCTGATGACCGACGGGGAGATCTCGCTCATCAATACGTTTGGATGGCAGGATAACAAGTCGATCGTGGAGGGTATGCGCAACCAGAACAAGGCATTCAGCAACGACCTCTATCTGCGGCTGAACCAGCCCATATTCACCTACAACCGACGGAAGATGGAGCTGCAGGAGATCGAGTTCGACTACGAAAACGCCGGCATCCGCTACGCCCTGCAGCGGTTGAATACCGAACGGAGCATCACCAACCAGTTCTATTCGGTCTATATGGCCCAGAACAACCTGGCCATTAGCAAGGAGGAGCTGGAAAATACAAAACAAAGTTATGAAATCATCCGCAACAAGGTGGAGGCCGACCTGGCCGCAAGAGAGGAGCTATACCAGGCGGAACTTAATCTTGCCAATGCGCAATCTGCCGTACAGGAGCGTATTGTTGCACTTGAAAATGCGAAAGACCAGTTGAAGCAGACATTGGGAATGGATCTGGATGAAGATTTCGATGTGACGGTGGAGATCGATGTGAGCCCGTTGGCGATCGACCTGCTCCAGGCGGTGCAGAGCGGCCTGAACTCCAGAATGGAGATCAGACAGCGAGAGATCGACATTGAACTGGCGGAACTGCAGATGATCCGGACAAAGAGTCTCAATGAGTTCCGGGGCGATATCTCATTGTCGGTGGGTATCATTGGCGACCACGAAAGGTTTGGCAGCATGTATGACAACCCCACCCAGAATCCCCGTGTGGCCATCAGTTTTGCCATACCGATTTTCGACTGGGGCGAGAAAAAGGCCCGGGTCAATGCACAAAAAGTGGCCCAGACAATTGCAAAACTTGAACAGGAGAACCAGCAGATCGATATTGAACTGGATGTGAGACAGACCTGGAGAAGGCTGGAGAATCTCCGTTCGCAGATAGATATTGCGGAGAAGAGCGTTCGGAATGCCCAGCTGACCTACGATCTGAACCTGACGAGGTACAGGGAGGGCGATCTCACCGGGATGGAGATCAACCAGTACCAGACCCAGTTGTCGAACAGGAAAATTGCATATGCACAGGCACTCATCAACTACAAGATCGAACTCCTCAACCTGAAAATATTGACCCTATATGACTTTGAGAAAGAAGAACCTATTGTGCCCATCAGGGGATGGAAAGGCACGTCCAATTGA
- a CDS encoding efflux RND transporter periplasmic adaptor subunit yields the protein MNYRNILPLIAVALLAACGNQPQGGQTEIETPVSVKELKRSSISKLINTTGTALATYSVELNAEMSGYYNLQTNPSTGKPFKLGDVVRKGQLIIRLEDKEYENGIALESRKLSLEIAEQEQSKQKALYEKGGVTLSEMRNTEVRVTNARYDLENAMLNLEKMSVKAPFDGVIVSLPHYTPQSRVSQGSPMVGLMSYSNMYMEINLPESAIGYVQANQPVHITHYTLLQDTLKGVISELSPAISTETRTFKGKILIDNSQLKLRPGMFVKADIVVDRADSAIVIPKEVIISRRNRKFVYVVERNTAILRDIQTGLEDEENVEVTQGLNENDNLIIRGYETLRENSRVKVLK from the coding sequence ATGAATTACAGAAACATATTGCCCTTGATAGCGGTAGCCTTGCTGGCAGCGTGCGGGAACCAACCCCAGGGTGGACAGACCGAGATTGAGACGCCTGTCTCCGTAAAGGAGCTGAAGCGAAGTTCGATCAGCAAGCTGATCAACACGACCGGAACTGCGCTGGCGACCTACAGTGTGGAACTGAATGCCGAGATGAGCGGTTATTATAACCTGCAGACCAACCCCTCCACCGGTAAACCTTTCAAGCTGGGCGACGTTGTCAGGAAAGGACAGCTGATCATCCGCCTGGAGGACAAGGAGTATGAGAACGGGATAGCCCTGGAATCGAGAAAGCTGAGTCTCGAGATTGCGGAACAGGAGCAGAGCAAACAGAAGGCCCTATATGAAAAGGGAGGGGTTACCCTCAGCGAGATGCGCAATACGGAAGTGCGGGTCACCAATGCCCGGTACGACCTTGAAAATGCGATGCTCAACCTTGAGAAGATGAGTGTGAAGGCACCTTTCGACGGTGTCATCGTCTCGTTGCCCCATTATACTCCGCAGAGCAGGGTGTCGCAGGGAAGCCCCATGGTTGGCCTGATGTCTTATTCCAACATGTACATGGAGATCAATCTGCCGGAGAGTGCCATCGGGTATGTGCAGGCCAACCAGCCGGTACACATTACCCATTACACCCTGCTCCAGGATACGCTCAAAGGTGTCATCAGTGAACTGTCGCCCGCCATCAGTACCGAAACACGTACATTCAAGGGAAAGATACTGATCGATAACAGCCAGTTGAAACTGCGTCCCGGCATGTTTGTGAAGGCCGACATCGTGGTAGACAGGGCCGACAGTGCCATTGTAATCCCGAAAGAGGTGATCATCTCCCGGAGAAACCGGAAGTTTGTATATGTGGTGGAGAGAAATACGGCGATCCTGCGTGATATCCAGACCGGACTCGAGGATGAGGAGAATGTGGAGGTGACACAGGGTCTGAATGAAAATGACAACCTGATTATCCGGGGATATGAGACCTTGCGTGAAAATAGTCGCGTGAAAGTATTGAAATAG
- a CDS encoding efflux RND transporter permease subunit: MRNLLRFALKNPVTISMIVFAILLLGKISYDRLSVDLLPDMNTPRLFVELEAGERPPEEIEKMFIENIESMAIRQSDVVQVSSVIRAGSARVTVEYLQNKDMDEAFLDLQKAMAPLSQNPDIESINITQHDPNTAPVMLIAMSHQSITDMAELRKMADSYIRNELIRLEGIAEVSLSGEERQVLTIETDPYTLRAFGITMEEIASRIESNNQSISGGRVSEMGLQYLVKSSSLFHSEADFENLIISYKPVEAASGGSGNGGQAPLFLREVATVKFENARPDNIVRINGERCIGLSVYKETQFNTVKAVELITAQLETIRQALPGYRFQVISNQGIFIRQAIGEVINSALLGMLLAVLVLFFFLRRVGTTLIVSLSIPISIIATFTMMYFNGLTLNVMTLSGLALGAGMLIDNVIVVIESIFRNREQGLERREAIINGTTEVAGAVIASTVTTIVVFIPIVYLHGASGELFKDLAWTVTFALLSSLFVALMVIPVLYDRLTGRENDRGETESVQFRKYSDYLRKFLGYRWWVIGGSAALLIISILLIPFVGTEFLPRTEGRDFTISVKLPEGTRLERTDAVVSNLEYLLHQISGDSLAVIYSHIGKGSSDNAVFEGEHTAMVKVILSDESQLLPAELIARFAEATASIEGLELTFKQDNHSLGTFLGEAEAPIVVEVKGEDLEEIAFLTEDVLLRMASVEGIYNVRSSMADGAPELNININRTMAGIHNISANTLVQQLEQQLQGHDVGKMDYKGEMRDIVIKVPDITRRELGELVIRNGNQEFRLNEIATITHSQAPKEIYRRNQNRINKIVADMDAGRSLDKMAREIRTAVADIGLSPGYSITVTGEEEKRAESMQSLLFALMLSVVLVYMVLASQYESLLHPFTILLTTPFGLVGALLFFLITRTPLNVMGAMGIIMLAGIAINNSILLVGRINQLKRTVGLTEAIVQAGQQRIRPIIMTTLTTILVLLPMTFDFGEGAAMRSSMAVAVIGGLVTSTLMSLVVIPCVYYLFEQMKERVKKLRSN; the protein is encoded by the coding sequence ATGAGGAATTTACTCCGATTCGCACTGAAAAATCCAGTTACCATCAGCATGATCGTCTTTGCGATCCTGCTGCTTGGGAAGATCTCATACGACAGGCTCAGCGTGGATCTCTTGCCCGATATGAATACACCGCGTCTCTTTGTCGAACTGGAGGCCGGTGAGCGTCCACCCGAGGAGATCGAGAAGATGTTTATCGAGAATATCGAGTCGATGGCAATCCGGCAGAGCGATGTGGTCCAGGTCTCTTCGGTGATCCGGGCAGGATCTGCGCGGGTTACGGTAGAGTACCTGCAGAACAAGGATATGGATGAAGCTTTTCTGGATCTTCAGAAAGCGATGGCCCCTTTATCGCAAAATCCAGATATTGAATCGATCAACATCACCCAGCATGATCCCAATACGGCACCGGTCATGCTGATCGCGATGTCGCACCAGTCGATAACCGACATGGCGGAGCTGCGGAAGATGGCCGACAGCTATATACGGAACGAACTGATACGCCTGGAGGGCATTGCCGAGGTTTCTCTGTCGGGTGAGGAGCGACAGGTGTTGACCATCGAAACCGATCCCTATACCCTCCGTGCCTTCGGCATCACCATGGAGGAGATTGCTTCCAGGATCGAATCCAATAACCAGAGCATATCGGGGGGCCGGGTGAGTGAGATGGGCTTGCAATACCTGGTGAAAAGCTCCTCGCTGTTTCACTCGGAAGCAGATTTCGAGAACCTGATCATCAGCTATAAACCGGTTGAAGCTGCCTCTGGCGGATCGGGCAACGGGGGGCAGGCTCCGCTCTTCCTGCGGGAAGTGGCTACCGTCAAGTTTGAAAATGCACGTCCCGACAACATCGTGCGGATCAACGGCGAGCGGTGCATCGGCCTGTCGGTCTACAAGGAGACACAGTTTAACACGGTGAAGGCGGTTGAACTGATTACCGCCCAGCTGGAAACGATCAGACAGGCGTTGCCGGGCTATCGGTTCCAGGTGATCAGCAACCAGGGTATCTTTATCAGACAGGCCATCGGGGAGGTGATCAACAGTGCTCTTTTGGGCATGCTGCTTGCCGTGCTGGTCCTCTTCTTCTTTTTACGACGAGTGGGCACGACCCTGATTGTGAGCCTCTCGATCCCGATCTCGATCATTGCCACCTTTACCATGATGTATTTCAACGGACTCACGCTTAATGTGATGACCCTGAGTGGCCTGGCATTGGGAGCGGGGATGCTGATCGACAATGTGATCGTGGTGATCGAGAGCATATTCCGGAACCGGGAACAGGGACTGGAGCGGAGAGAGGCGATCATCAACGGCACCACCGAGGTGGCCGGAGCGGTTATCGCCTCCACGGTAACCACCATCGTTGTCTTTATACCCATCGTTTACCTGCACGGTGCATCGGGTGAACTTTTCAAGGATCTGGCCTGGACTGTAACCTTCGCACTGCTTTCGTCACTCTTCGTGGCCTTGATGGTCATTCCCGTACTCTACGACCGCTTGACGGGCCGGGAAAATGACCGGGGCGAAACGGAATCGGTGCAGTTCAGGAAGTACAGTGACTACCTGCGGAAGTTTCTGGGCTACCGCTGGTGGGTCATCGGAGGTTCGGCGGCTCTGCTGATCATCTCGATACTCCTCATTCCATTTGTGGGCACCGAGTTTCTGCCCCGTACCGAGGGCAGGGATTTCACCATATCGGTCAAGCTTCCCGAGGGGACCCGGCTCGAGCGCACCGATGCCGTAGTCTCCAACCTGGAGTACCTGCTGCATCAGATTAGCGGCGACAGCCTGGCGGTCATCTACAGCCACATCGGGAAGGGATCCTCAGACAATGCGGTATTTGAAGGGGAGCATACGGCCATGGTGAAGGTGATCCTCTCTGATGAGAGCCAGCTCTTGCCGGCAGAACTGATAGCCCGATTCGCTGAAGCGACGGCAAGTATCGAGGGTCTTGAACTTACCTTCAAACAGGATAATCATTCTCTTGGAACGTTCCTGGGAGAGGCAGAGGCTCCCATTGTGGTGGAGGTGAAAGGTGAAGATCTGGAAGAGATCGCCTTCCTGACGGAGGATGTACTGTTGCGGATGGCATCGGTGGAGGGGATCTACAATGTCAGGTCGTCGATGGCAGACGGTGCGCCAGAACTCAATATCAACATCAACCGCACCATGGCCGGAATCCATAACATATCGGCAAATACCCTTGTTCAGCAGCTGGAGCAACAGCTGCAGGGGCATGACGTGGGAAAAATGGACTATAAGGGCGAGATGCGGGATATTGTCATCAAAGTGCCGGACATCACCCGCAGGGAGTTGGGGGAACTGGTTATCCGGAACGGGAACCAGGAGTTCAGGCTGAACGAGATTGCAACCATCACCCACTCCCAGGCCCCCAAAGAGATCTATCGCAGGAACCAGAACCGGATCAACAAGATTGTGGCCGATATGGATGCCGGCCGGTCGCTCGACAAGATGGCCAGGGAGATCCGTACCGCAGTGGCCGATATCGGGCTCTCACCCGGCTATTCCATCACCGTGACGGGTGAGGAGGAGAAGCGGGCCGAATCGATGCAGAGTCTCCTTTTTGCCCTGATGCTTTCGGTGGTGCTGGTCTACATGGTATTGGCCTCACAGTATGAATCGCTCCTGCACCCCTTTACCATCTTGCTGACCACGCCGTTCGGACTGGTAGGGGCGCTCCTCTTCTTCCTGATCACCCGTACCCCCTTGAATGTTATGGGTGCGATGGGGATTATCATGCTGGCAGGTATTGCCATCAACAACTCGATCCTGCTGGTTGGACGGATCAACCAGCTGAAGCGGACGGTGGGGTTGACCGAGGCGATTGTTCAGGCGGGACAACAGCGTATCCGCCCCATCATCATGACCACCCTCACCACAATTTTGGTATTGCTGCCGATGACCTTCGATTTCGGGGAGGGAGCTGCGATGCGCTCCTCCATGGCGGTGGCCGTTATCGGTGGACTGGTTACATCCACCCTGATGAGCCTGGTGGTGATCCCCTGCGTCTACTACCTGTTCGAGCAGATGAAAGAGAGAGTAAAAAAATTAAGAAGTAATTGA